ATCCTCGGTGGCGAGGTCGAGGAACTCGTTCGCGCCGAAGTCGAGCGCCGCCTGGCGGTCCGCCGCCCGCCCGGTACCGATGACGTAGGCGCCGAACTCCCGGGCGAGCTGCGTAACCACGGATCCGACTGCGCCGGCGGCGCCGTGTGCGAGGACGCTCTGCCCCGCCTGAAGACGACCGTGCTGGAACAGACCTTGCCACGCGGTCAGGCCGGAGATCGGCAGGCTCGCACCCACCGTGAAGTCGACGTTCCCCGGCAGCGGCGCCAGGTTGCGTGCCTCCACGGCCGCGTACTCGGCCAGGGTTCCATCGCGATGCCAGTCCGTGATCCCGAACACCCGCTGTCCCAGCGAGAGCCCCGTCGTGCCGTAGCCGAGGGAGGTGACCACTCCGGTGAACTCGTGGCCGATGATCGCCTGGGCTCGATCGCGACCGGCGCGATCGACCCACGTCGAGGGCCACTCCCACTCCGCGGGGACGAAGCCCGCCGCATGGACTTCAACGACGACGTCGTTGATCGCCGGCGTCGGCTCAGGCCGCTCCGCGAGTGTGATCCCGGCTGCTTCCGCGGCCGGATCCGTCGCGACGATTGCCTTCACTGGTACCTCCGTATATCTCGTGCTCGCCGGCTCTGTGCGCCGCCCAAGCCATGGAGTGGGCTGATTAGCCCACAGAGGAACGGCAACAAGATCCGTCATCGCAGACGGATGGACCACTGAAACGCGTCGAGTCCAACCGGAGCTCGACGAGCACCACACGCCCAGGGCAGCAACACCCACCCAGGCGCTAGTCTCACGGCGATGTCGTATACGACATCGGTACGACACGGCTCGTGCGATTACGACATCAGCCGTAAGACCCAACATCACTGCCCAAGGACAGCAGTTCGCCTGGGGCAGACAGGAAAGATCCACGAAAGACTGGCCAATGCTTCCAGTGACATGTCAACGTATACGACCTTCCTGGAAAACCCCAGGCCAGGAAGGTGATGGCGCGTGACGGTAGGCCGCTAGTGTGATGCGCCTGAAATCGCAGGCTTAAGTCTCTCGCTGATTTTCGGTGGCTGGCGGAGTGAGCTTGGTGAGGTAGTCGG
Above is a genomic segment from Streptomyces fodineus containing:
- a CDS encoding NADP-dependent oxidoreductase, whose translation is MKAIVATDPAAEAAGITLAERPEPTPAINDVVVEVHAAGFVPAEWEWPSTWVDRAGRDRAQAIIGHEFTGVVTSLGYGTTGLSLGQRVFGITDWHRDGTLAEYAAVEARNLAPLPGNVDFTVGASLPISGLTAWQGLFQHGRLQAGQSVLAHGAAGAVGSVVTQLAREFGAYVIGTGRAADRQAALDFGANEFLDLATEDLDDIGGVDVVFDVIGADIQRRSARIIRPGGTLVTVVGPVEARPVDGLAVDFVVESVPSQLVEIVDRVRDGRLRTHIGNVATLDDAVPALNPTERRKGKTVIRVRP